The genomic stretch aaattactagttataccttttagaaagacctcttgatcttctaccgtattcctcttctaacctcggacgttgtgtgggcaacgatcttccaagatgagaaccacctaggcaccttcttccttcttccatcaagtttcggccaagtacaagaacttccaaaggatgaagaattttccaccaaccaagctccaagggatgcatgctttctctccttcttctccttccttgatccggccacatcctccaagctccaagagatgatagatttcggccacaacaagaggagagaagagaaagggaagggccgaccaccacaccaaggaaaagagggagaaaaatagaatagatgattttttttttcacctcTCTTTTCCTAATATTAAATTTAGTTGTCATATTATAAGTTTGCAAAATTTACCTAATTATCATAATAgtcaataaaaaaacaaaattaaaggATATCCAATCTAATATATCAgctaataattattaaatagCTACTCTAacgtataaaaataaattaatttaatttggtttaaaaaattatataaaaaatactgttatataaaaattttttttatcaacttaattaaaattatttgaatttaatcAAAATATGAATCATTAATTAACTATTATACATTATAACTGGTGGTATAAAAGTGAAATCATTATCTTAACGATTTCTTATGATCTTATAGGGATAAATTATAAGGGCTTTCAACTTTAGCCAAGTGATTTTTCTAAATATAAGATAATCTAAAATGATATTTAGATATGTCAGGATTGAACTATGCCTCATGCTGATAAATCCTGCCTGAGTACCGACTTGACTACATCCGTAGGCTATTATTTTAATATCGTACTAACATTATTTGGCTGGAATAAAAGTATCTTTGGGCCGGCCCTAAAAAATTTTCCCCACCCTTTGTTTCTCCACCTGTACTAGAGTTTCAAGATAAGACAAGAAGTAATAGCTAAGTACTTAAGACATGTTCTTTAACTTGCAATGCTCTAGTTAAATTCTATGATTTATGAATTTTAGATACTAAGGATTGATATTTGATGTCCTAGTTTAAGTTCTCTTCTTGAGTTTCTTTTTAAGGGTTTGTACGTCGTTTATAGACTTGTAGTAGGTGTGGAAAATTACTTGATGATACATACGGACAATAATGTCTCATGACCATGCATGTTATGGATTTTTCTTATATATATGATAAATGTTTGATTAAGCTATTATAGTATAATTTAATCATGGACTATAGGGATAGGTTCAATCATGTTTTAATGATAATATACATATTTGTTGCTATACTTTAATATGTTAAGGGTGAGTAAGTGCATGTATGGTTTTGGCTTCTAGATTTTATGCTGTTTATGatattttatgaaattatatGCATATGTGTGTTTATGCTTAAGTGTGTTAATAGTGCTCTATAAAAGAATAGATATGCTTGTATGGGTTGGCTTTAAGGTTTTGAAGAGGGGTTATAATAGGTAAATACGATGTCAAAGTGCAGAGTATGtacaagtaatttttttaaaaaaaatcttaatgttTCTTCTTTACCTCTATTACCGAGAGATAAATGTGCACAATTTCATATTTAGAATtataattcaaaatatatatCATAACTTTCGTAATTATGATTTGTTATAAATCAACCTtgtcttaaattaaattttaatgcttAGCCAACAAGGAGATGTGTCACTCACCATAAAGAAAAGATTAGTTTAAAATTTGTAAATCAGGTTTGTTTTCATGCATGTCTTTAAAACAAATTGAATAAAGTAATAAGTGAGTAACCCGCTTGTGATTTGCTTTGTTAAATGGAATAATTACTTTCATGTAATATTTTCCCCAGCTTGGATTTACACAATTATTTTGTCCAGTatctagatttatttttttattcctaCTCATTTTACATTTTTGAGTTAGGTTTCCAACCTCTAGATTAGGTAAGTTCATGTTGCTTCTTGTTTCTTATTATGATAACCTTGAATGTTGATGAATAAACTCACTTATAATattttttcatgctacatgtatttTTGGAAATTCTAAATTAGGGaaacttatgttttcttcttactTGATATCATGGTAATTTTACATGCTACATGTATTTTTAGAAATTCTAAAGGAAAGCTTatattttcttcttatttgatatcatggtaatttttcatgctacatgtatttttggaaatactaaattaggaaagcttatgttttcttcttactTGATATTATGATAATTTTACATTACAtgtatttttggatttctaaTATAGGAAAGCTTATGTTTCTTCTTGTTTGTCATCAATTTTATATGTTACATGTGACTTTCGGATTCTAGTTTAGAAAAAGGGTTGTATTTAGTATAGTTAGGCTAATGTTTCCTCTTCTCATCATGATAACTTTAATTGCTCTTGAAATGAACCTTCTTACGTTTATGCGCATGCACATGTTTATATTCATGCCTATAGAGTGATCATCCTTATGTTTATAATTACACTTATGTCTATGCTTATGAGATAAATGTGGTTAGTTGTACTCGGGGACATAAGCTCGGGAAATCGTACCAAATCTTGTTATGGGTTAAGTCATGAACCAGGGACCAAAGACAGGGGAGCTTGCTAAATTATATTCTGGGATGGtgatatgatccggggacctaagcccggtgagcgcgccagaatcaaacaagatatgttctgggatggtggtatgatccaggGACCTAAGcacggtgagcgcgccagaatcaaacaagatatgttctaagatagtggtatgatccggggacctaaacCCGGTGAGGGCGCCAAAATAAAGATggactccggtcctaagttcggacccctaccgaCCTAGTGCTagagtagttgtctgatcaacaacttatgtcaTAGTActgctaagtgcaactaggccaccacaacAATATGTTTATAAGtacgcatgcaagtatgttcaagtcatatTTATGTTTATGTGTATGCTTATGTTTacgtttatgtttatgttatgtttatgtttatgttttggTCTACGTTTAtgataatgtttattattatgttcatgttatgcatGTGCCTATGGACATGCTCATGATCTAGTTTATCATTATGCTTAGTTCATTTACCATGCTTACCtttatgttgtcatgcttatgtcattGCCTATGCCTATGTTCATAGTATGTAAGTAGAGAGGTCTTAAGTTACCTTTGATGTGCTttcccttagtacactagattatagacgctaactaatgcataacattattttgaacatgctgagtctctcgacgcacagtttatatttttttttttcagacaaTGAGACAAatgagataggaggcattgaccAGTGAGTCAGCTCGGAACAAGGGTAGTACAACCCGAAGGTCTTCTAGATTAATTCCATATTTAGTTATGTTTATTTTTCTTCAAGTCATTTATGTAATATTATTTGAACCAAGAACCGCTATGAAAGTATAAGTATGTGGCGTCAACAGTTTATGTattataaaaaaaagaaaaaaaaaactagggacGTTACACATACAATCCtgggtggaagaatcatccaaaattctcttatagaaataatcaagaacaaGGACATCTATGGGGGTTAGACCAAGTTTCCagcctgggcaacaaaattttcaacaacaaCCTTCTCAGAACAATCAAATTTCTAGATTGGAGTAAATGATTGAAGAGCTCATTTTAAGTCAAAACGAAATGAAGCAAGAATTAAAGGTGTTAACTCAAAGAATGGATAATTCAGAAAAGATCCAGAAAATTCAAACACATATTCAAGACTCATGTCCTTTAGGAGCTATttctgcacaaattaatcaacttGAGCAATGTGATGTCATCATGAGTTACAAACAAAACAATCCATATTCAAATACATACTATAATATCCACAAACCAATGGTTAATTAAGAGGGTTCGTTCAAttgaattaataatttattaatatagttagatttaaattaattaagttaacataTAATTATGGATTAATCAATTATATATAATAGGGAataaggaatatatatatatatataaaatgtatgTAACGtgtagtaaaaataaaatataaataatatattatgtataatataaaatatatgatataaaacgtgtatataagaaattataatatatgtatataGGAATTATAAATGTTTAATATTGTATGTAATATAATATGTATATAAGAAATGTGTAGATAATAACTAAAACATTTAATATGagaatataatttatatatatatatatattatgtatatgatatatatgGACAGGTATAAGAGATTTGAttcaatattaaattaataactaatataaataatatattatatataaaaagtaaatgtaatgaacgtgtattttttagaaaattataatatgTTAATTATTATGTATACATGATATAGaaacatataatttgattcaatattAAATTAATGACTTAGTATTAATAAACTCAAatatgaattaaaaatattaccaTGTATAgctaatatatatatagatttattaaatagaattatataaccatgatataggTTTATATCAAGATCTATAAGAATAAATTCTTATATATAGGACTTATCATTTAGAAAATGTAATTAGtaagtaaataaaaatatatgaatttATATACCAACTTACATGCCTCTCCACCAACTTACATGCCTCTCCATATTTTATatgatataaaatacataataggAATCATATAGTTGGAAACGTGTAAACTATAGtaccataaatatattttataaatatgtaTATGTAGTatgtaatataaattatataaaaaacatatgtataataaattttaatatgtgaattaaatattatatatatatatatatatatatatatatatatatatatatatatatatatatatatatatatatatatatatatatatatatatgatatagatATGGATATATATAAGAAATTTTATCCAATATCAAATTGACGGCTTGATATAAATATAATAAGATTTATATGACATAGTTGATagaatttagataaaattaatgcCTCCACTTTATATAAAAACTCAATGTGGGATATTCATTGCCGCCGGCCCTAAAAAGATTTCCCCCACCCTTTATTTCTCCACCGATATTCATTGCCACCGTCCTAAAAAGATTTCTCCCACCCTTTATTTCTCCACCGATATTCATTGCCGTCGGCCCTTAAAAGATTTCCTCCACTTTTTATTTCTCCACCGATATTCATTGCCGCCGGCCCTAAAAAGATTTTCTCTACCCTTTATTTTTCCATCGGTACTAGAGTTTCAACTAAGTTTAATTACCTAACTGTTCTTTAATTACCTATGCTTCACATATGTAGGGATGCGACTACGGCGAAGAGAGGCGGGATGATGACTCATCATCAAAGACTCAACTAATTCCCCATCGAATTATCGCTCAGGTGCAATTAcattcatttttcaaaattatattatttcCATATCTTTCTtaataatttgattatttttttttaaaactaatgaACAGGTTCTGGAGTTGGGAATTCTAGTACATTCCGTGATCATAGGGATTTCATTGGGTGTATCTAACTCTCCATCAACCCTAAAACCTCTCTTGGTTGCCCTAATTTTTCACCAGTTCCTCGAGGGCATGGGACTCGGAGGATGCATTTCTCAGGTACACATTGTTCTCAGCTATGAATGTTTAGTTACCTGTGtaatcaatttatttattttccttataatTCATTTAAAAGTTGAATTTACCATTAAAATCCATAGCTTAAATGTGATGACCAATCAATCGTACCATGAAAAACATAATGAGCCTACCTTGCACATTCTGGCCTGACATCTAGTTCTTGACTTTTGTTGAAAAGAATTAAACTCATAGTGAATGCTTTTATTCATTTCTATGATTGGTAGATGCAATAATTGTTCATGCATTATGTTTGTTTGCAAGTTTACTATTAAAATTCACAGTGTATAAAAATAGTAATGAATTAATAATAGCATGCCTACTTACCATTATGATTTATCATCTAGTTGTTGGCTTTGAGTTCTAATGTTTTCGAACCGAGAAGGGATTATATTGGCTCAAACTAGTTCAACCcattataatttttgagttataAAGTGGTAAATTGGCTGGTTCGATCAAATGTTATAAGAGAGCAATTATTTACAAGTATCAATGTTTGATTGAATCATGCAATAAGTATACTACTTTTGTTGTGTTTCATTTTTTTCTATTATAATTTTAAGGTGACAACATTAATCCACACTGTATTTCATCATATATATACACAGGCAAGGTTCAAGGTGAGATCAATGCTAACAATGGGACTCTTCTTTTCTCTCACGACGCCGGTTGGGGTTGTGATAGGCATTGGAATATCGTCCGTTTACAATGAGAATAGTCCCTCGTCCTTGATCACTCAAGGAATACTAGATTCTGTAGCCGCTGGAATTTTGATCTACATGGCGCTTGTCGATCTCCTCGCTGCTGATTTTATGAACCCTAAAGTGCAGAGTAACGTAAAACTTCAGGTCATGATCAATTTTGCCTTGCTACTGGGAGCAGGATTGATGTTACTTCTTGCCAAGTGGGCTTAGAAATAGATATGTTAAACTTAATCATATAAAGCCAATTTAGGTTATAAAGTATCAGACTCTTCCTAATTTTAGCAGTTTGGTTAGTGGACATGTTGTGACGTGAATTATGTATGGCGTTGCATACTTTGCCCTTTAACAAAGAGTTTTACGATCCATTATCTCTTTTAATTTGTTATTAAGTTCAATTGCCTTTATCGATTAATTGATTCATGAATTGGTAAAAGCATCACTGCCAACGTCGATGGAGATCAGTGATAGCGAAAATCCTCGTAGCTTGATTGCACCCATTAAAAATTTCAccgattaaattattattttttccttcAAAGTTTGAACTAGTATGGTGACGTTGGGTGATTAGGATCCATTTTTACTTCTGTGATATAACTAGTCGACCATCATACCAATTAAGGGATACTTTGGACAAGcgactctcaattttttttttaaaggatgCATAATCAATAGCTGTTGAACTTTTTAATCGTTTATTGTGAATATTTCATCAAAAAAATTCTATAGAATTGATGAATTAGTCATCTATGACTAATTAACtggatttatatttttttaaacaattattATATAAAGCTGGAATAAAGTGAACATTGTGATGAGTTAAGATCCTCAATTTGAGCATATTTTTGAATACTTTTTAAATTAAAAGTGTAATTTTGTTTTTTATCCTAATAGAACAagattaatatattattttaactaattaatttataaaaaaaccaAAATCTATATATGACTGGTTCTATAAAAAAAGTTTAGGGTTTTACATTTAGTAATATACCTGTTTGGTAATTGATAAAAGTTAGGGAACGggtcaaatattaataaaagagGAATAGCATCAATATGTCGACATTGTTTTCACTTTATGTGTCACTGCAGTTAATTCTAGATAACGAGTTGGTTTATTGATAATTCTGACAGTCATGATtatttttttgtatatttttatttatttatttatatattatgtgaaaaatttttataaataaaattcatcTCAGATTcaatgttaattaattaattattttttagataACGAGTTGGTCTTAACCCTAACATCATGTTATTTACTTGGTCGTTAACCCCAAATTAAGCCCTTTGTATGCTCTTCccctaaaataatttatttcgCTAATGTTATTGTTATTAAGGTAAACTCTCCCGGTTCTTTCACTATACTCCTATATGTTTTTTTGAAATCAGTACATATCACTTTGAGTTTTTATTAAAAGAGCACTAAACCTCATTAATAATTCATGTATAATTCTAATTACCCAACTGTTctctattatattatttttattattatttatctatCTATTTTTACTTAAATTCTAATTATCCAACTGTTCTCTGaaccaaaaaaataaaatggaGACGGAGATGGAAACAAGGATAAAATTCAAGGGTGAGGATGGTAAACTTGTTCCCGCCCCCCGTTCCGTCCTATTGCCATCTCTGGTTTTTAATTATAGTAgtcaaaagattatttttttatataaaaatgatACTTTATAGTATTTATCATATTCAAATATCCTTATTTTCATTATTGTTGTAGCAATATATCTTACAGCTAATCCTGTCTTTCATACTCATACAAGATATATGAAaattgatttatatttttttcatgaaTGTATAACAACTCAACAGTTATCCATTTTTATATTTTACTGAACATCAAAttgctgatatttttactaaatcaTTTTCCAGACAACGTTTTAACAAGTTAATAAGTaaactcaacgtcaaagatctGCCGTTAAGTTTATTAGGATAAAAGAGACTATTGCGCTACagttctctttgcttcttcttgcttcgccggagactaacttgagcatcggagggtcatcaCCGGGGACTCCTTCCCTGGCTCGATACTAATGCTGCTTGTGTTGCCTGCAACACAAGAGGTCCTGAATGATGGTCCTCCGACGCTTAAATCAGTCTCCGgcgaagcaagaagaagcaaagataactgtagcgcaatagtagaaatcgcgagaaaagcatacctctGCCGATgcctggaccccctttatatagagcctcgGAGCGCGAGTGCACACTTTCCAAGGCGAGCACGCATCTCAAAGATTTCCCTGAAAGgacgtgtcagtaaagtgtccctgacacagtaccttaacgggccgagcatatctctgaagtgacagtggaagattTCGTcatacgatcttctgtctgaccatgtcgcttgtcagcgacactagctcccaaaaggttGTCGAAGGATATCCCgctgtgtctgttgcttggccgagcggaatgaccGCTAGGTCAGAATTCTGCTATCCCTGCGGTGTCTATTATCacaccgagcgggatagccgctcggctgaaagtccactgtcgcgccgagcgggagagccgctcggctgaaagtcTACTGTCCCAGTGTTGCCTGCTGTCGGGTCGAGCGGAATAGCCTCTCGGCCTGAAGCCCACTGTCCACATGCTCGCCGAGTAGCTCACTGTCTGCGTGCCCAGCTGATGTCGAGTCTGCAGTTAGGCTGAGCGGGGAGCCGCTCAGCTCGGCTTTTGCACGTCTCTTGAGTGTCGGTTTGATTACTCACTGTGCCCAAGACGATGGGCCGGTACTCAACCCCCGATCGACGCATAACTCGCCCGACCGGCCAACAACACCCACCTGTTGACtatcttaactttgacctccaccatgacAGCAGGATGTGGCCCTGCctaatcaccgcatcacaagcctttccttcaagtctagtcgaaggaggctgtagtccgactgactgaaccATTGTGTGAACATATTTCCTCTCGATCAACCTTCGTCGTTGTATGGACTCCGAACGGGATGTGGCACTTCTCGTCGATCGGCCTGCTGAAGCTTGTCATTCGAGCATAAGTGTGCTCCCTCGATCTGACCGGACAAACGAAGGTTTGCACTTGTAGAATTTTCCTTGGGTTGTCTAAGGCGGGCTAGGCTGGCTGACGTCACCCAGATCTCTTGGAAATCATGCAAATCGTTGCAGATTAAGGCTGAATGCCCTTCCATATTGTCATTAAATGCCTACCCATGGGAATGTGCCATGTGTCGCACCCCCCCCCCCCGAAATTGCACACCTAAAGTGACAAATATTGATTGTGACGTTTGACGGTTTAAATTTGACGGTCGGATCTTGACCTAGGTTTCAGCGACCTAGTTTGACGGCTCTGGTCGGCCGAGTCAGGGGTATATGAACCCGCTGCGTCGCTGCCTTCTCTGCGCTTCCGTTGCTTAGTGTTTCCAGCGACCCTTCTGTGCTTCTGTGTGATTTGCTCCGGCGGTTCCTCGCGTTTCTTTCCCATCGATCTTTTTCCAGTAAGCTCTCTTTCCCGTCACTTTTGCTTTCGAGCTTTCTACTTTCCTCTGTTCCAGTGACCTTCTGGTGGTCGCATTTCCTTGTTCGATTCACCTTTCTTCCTTCTAGTCCCTTTTCTGCTTGTTTTTGTAATGGCCAGCTCCTCACAGCCGTCGACCTCCATCCCTAGGctctggtacaccaccatggagtcCAGGTTTGATGAGGGCGACGCTAAGGGCCTTAGGAACGCTTTTGAAATTCCGCCCGGCCATGAGATCATTCTGCCTTCCTCGTCCGATTGGCCAAATACCCCGTCGACCAGATGCATCTGTCTGTTCAGGGACCATTTCACCGCTGGTCTGCGGTTCTCCATTCACCCCTTCATTCTTGCCGTCTGTAAATACTTCTGCATTTTCCTTCACCAACTTGTGCCAAACTCTTTTTGTTTGTTGTGCGGCGTCGTTGTCTTGCTCCGGCTGCATGACATCCCTCTCATCCCTCGGGTCTTTCATTATTATTACTACCCCAAGCAATCCGAACCGGggacttgttagagtgtatactaaaagcctagctttttgtaaacattttgaaataaagaatcatattggtcaaaaatgtctacatttatatgctaagtgtagttgttcaattaatttatattgtagataacatggtgtgtggtgtcacacacagaagatcatgttatcagttctttataaattataaacagtggctcacgactaagatggatgagaacaaaccatcggaatggtcgtagtgtaattaggtattagttcatcttaactatataattacactagtacactttgagtatattgagtaggaccattatgaGGTAGttgtttttatactgactgaataaaagaacaagacctcggttattatggaagtgtgtgctcttaatcctaatataataacaagcacatatatttagtatatatttctttgacttatcaatgggtgagatttagtttgataaatcaaaaggcccgataagttggaaaataatattatatatagtgtgtgttgttgattatagaaggaaactgtgtcctagtgatctaggttgataatgtccccaagaggagctcataaggat from Zingiber officinale cultivar Zhangliang chromosome 5B, Zo_v1.1, whole genome shotgun sequence encodes the following:
- the LOC121986760 gene encoding zinc transporter 9-like, whose translation is MDIPMISLDVLVSTFTQGLADGEFFRSLIRKPSKDFDHLQKRANEYINVEEVQAIKNKEVHAEPTTVSKRRISVGIIFKKAFDQLQIDRNDLLPMTTPLYEFIDNEVLPISQLRLTVSLREEPLKMTRMTNFIVVDVPSAYNVILDRPALNDFRAVGCDYGEERRDDDSSSKTQLIPHRIIAQVLELGILVHSVIIGISLGVSNSPSTLKPLLVALIFHQFLEGMGLGGCISQARFKVRSMLTMGLFFSLTTPVGVVIGIGISSVYNENSPSSLITQGILDSVAAGILIYMALVDLLAADFMNPKVQSNVKLQVMINFALLLGAGLMLLLAKWA